A stretch of Limanda limanda chromosome 7, fLimLim1.1, whole genome shotgun sequence DNA encodes these proteins:
- the LOC133004481 gene encoding rho-related GTP-binding protein RhoA-C: protein MAAIRKKLVIVGDGACGKTCLLIVFSKDQFPEVYVPTVFENYVADIEVDGKQVELALWDTAGQEDYDRLRPLSYPDTDVILMCFSVDSPDSLENIPEKWTPEVKHFCPNVPIILVGNKKDLRNDEHTRRELAKMKQEPVKSDEARDMANRINAFGYLECSAKTKDGVREVFEMATRAALQAKRRGKKSGCCLL, encoded by the exons ATGGCTGCAATCAGAAAGAAACTAGTGATAGTTGGTGATGGAGCCTGCGGCAAAACCTGTCTCCTCATAGTGTTCAGCAAAGATCAGTTCCCTGAGGTCTATGTGCCCACGGTGTTTGAAAACTATGTGGCAGATATTGAGGTGGATGGTAAACAG GTGGAGCTGGCTCTCTGGGACACAGCAGGACAGGAGGACTACGACCGACTGAGGCCTCTCTCCTATCCAGACACAGATGTCATTCTCATGTGTTTCTCCGTCGACAGCCCTGACAGCCTCG AGAACATTCCAGAAAAGTGGACTCCTGAGGTCAAACACTTCTGTCCCAATGTGCCTATAATTCTGGTGGGAAACAAGAAAGACCTGCGGAATGATGAACACACACGTCGAGAGTTAGCTAAGATGAAACAG GAACCAGTGAAGTCGGATGAGGCCAGGGACATGGCTAACCGGATCAATGCTTTTGGTTACTTGGAGTGCTCGGCCAAGACGAAGGATGGTGTGAGGGAAGTGTTTGAAATGGCCACCAGGGCAGCACTGCAGGCCAAGAGACGAGGCAAGAAAAGCGGCTGCTGCCTTTTATAG
- the tpk2 gene encoding thiamin pyrophosphokinase 2 isoform X1 has translation MTSAAWSEKMVKLLSRMNNFYSAGSSRVSCCRFEIDSAQVGWIPPHVAALLTRYPDVFNPPHGGAVTLCHSLDSYGRRSEAVDAVLQSLRHEASLSCLRGWRDERYSVMPTFSDPPLMWMERAATSLFGVKRYGVHINGYTVSDSGEVSMWLARRSKTKQTFPGVLDNLAAGGLSAGVGVKYTLVKECQEEACIPAAIADKACPVTTVSYTYEDEEGVFAESQLVYDLELPRKFKPSVGDGEVQDFYLLPIDKVKELLATDDFKPNSAMVVLDFLIRHSFIEPDTGSLPMIVLYFISFQSHTIRNLWQGSIGHYRVKLRTEASDVTVLDIDAFRHALNSGDPPEGLYV, from the exons ATGACTAGCGCTGCTTGGTCAGAGAAGATGGTCAAACTCCTCAGTCGAATGAATAACTTTTACTCAGCAG GCTCCTCTCgtgtcagctgctgcaggtttgaGATCGACTCAGCGCAGGTCGGTTGGATTCCTCCTCACGTGGCTGCGCTGTTGACACGGTATCCAGATGTGTTCAATCCGCCACACGGTGGCGCAGTGACGCTGTGTCACAGTCTGGACTCATACGGGAGGAGATCAGAGGCTGTGGACGCTGTCCTGCAGTCTCTCAGACATGAGGCGTCCCTGAGCTGCCTCAGAGGATGGAGGGACgag AGGTATAGTGTGATGCCAACATTTTCAGATCCTCCTCTGATGTGGATGGAAAGAGCAGCTACAA GTCTTTTTGGGGTGAAACGGTATGGAGTCCATATCAATGGTTACACCGTCAGTGACAGTGGGGAAGTCAGTATGTGGCTGGCTCGACGCTCCAAAACTAAGCAGACATTCCCTGGAGTTCTGGACAATCTG GCAGCAGgtggtctgtctgctggtgtTGGCGTTAAATATACTCTTGTGAAAGAATGTCAGGAGGAAGCATGTATCCCAGCAGCCATTGCTGATAAGGCATGTCCTGTAACCACAGTAAG CTACACctatgaggatgaagagggggTTTTTGCAGAGAGTCAGCTTGTCTATGATCTGGAGCTTCCTCGCAAGTTCAAGCCCAGTGTGGGGGATGGAGAGGTGCAGGATTTCTACCTCCTGCCCATTGATAAG GTGAAAGAACTGCTGGCCACTGATGACTTCAAACCCAACTCAGCCATGGTGGTCTTGGACTTCCTCATTAGACATTCATTTATCGAGCCTGACACAG gAAGTCTTCCGATGATTGTATTGTATTTCATCTCCTTTCAGAGCCATACTATCAGGAATTTGTGGCAGGGCTCCATCGGACACTATAGAGTGAAGCTGAGGACTGAGGccagtgatgtcactgtgttaGATATAGAtgcttttagacatgcactgaactctggagatcctccagaggggctgtatgtgtga
- the tpk2 gene encoding thiamin pyrophosphokinase 2 isoform X2: MTSAAWSEKMVKLLSRMNNFYSAGSSRVSCCRFEIDSAQVGWIPPHVAALLTRYPDVFNPPHGGAVTLCHSLDSYGRRSEAVDAVLQSLRHEASLSCLRGWRDERYSVMPTFSDPPLMWMERAATSLFGVKRYGVHINGYTVSDSGEVSMWLARRSKTKQTFPGVLDNLAAGGLSAGVGVKYTLVKECQEEACIPAAIADKACPVTTVSYTYEDEEGVFAESQLVYDLELPRKFKPSVGDGEVQDFYLLPIDKVKELLATDDFKPNSAMVVLDFLIRHSFIEPDTEPYYQEFVAGLHRTL, encoded by the exons ATGACTAGCGCTGCTTGGTCAGAGAAGATGGTCAAACTCCTCAGTCGAATGAATAACTTTTACTCAGCAG GCTCCTCTCgtgtcagctgctgcaggtttgaGATCGACTCAGCGCAGGTCGGTTGGATTCCTCCTCACGTGGCTGCGCTGTTGACACGGTATCCAGATGTGTTCAATCCGCCACACGGTGGCGCAGTGACGCTGTGTCACAGTCTGGACTCATACGGGAGGAGATCAGAGGCTGTGGACGCTGTCCTGCAGTCTCTCAGACATGAGGCGTCCCTGAGCTGCCTCAGAGGATGGAGGGACgag AGGTATAGTGTGATGCCAACATTTTCAGATCCTCCTCTGATGTGGATGGAAAGAGCAGCTACAA GTCTTTTTGGGGTGAAACGGTATGGAGTCCATATCAATGGTTACACCGTCAGTGACAGTGGGGAAGTCAGTATGTGGCTGGCTCGACGCTCCAAAACTAAGCAGACATTCCCTGGAGTTCTGGACAATCTG GCAGCAGgtggtctgtctgctggtgtTGGCGTTAAATATACTCTTGTGAAAGAATGTCAGGAGGAAGCATGTATCCCAGCAGCCATTGCTGATAAGGCATGTCCTGTAACCACAGTAAG CTACACctatgaggatgaagagggggTTTTTGCAGAGAGTCAGCTTGTCTATGATCTGGAGCTTCCTCGCAAGTTCAAGCCCAGTGTGGGGGATGGAGAGGTGCAGGATTTCTACCTCCTGCCCATTGATAAG GTGAAAGAACTGCTGGCCACTGATGACTTCAAACCCAACTCAGCCATGGTGGTCTTGGACTTCCTCATTAGACATTCATTTATCGAGCCTGACACAG AGCCATACTATCAGGAATTTGTGGCAGGGCTCCATCGGACACTATAG
- the gmeb2 gene encoding glucocorticoid modulatory element-binding protein 2 codes for MASEVSMQEMSEVVIVTIPESVAEDLPSMMEEDKAVLVTTQLSPQPGEEVLTVAPEEAEAEASTSDALSKEEAVIVKLTEEVDVEADIFYPITCGDAKATLVWKKFVCPGINVKCVQFNEQLISPKEFVCLAGKSTLKDWKRAIRLNGTMLRKIMDSGELDFYQHTKVCSNTCRSTKIDLVGTKVSLSSDQSADLVSATPSSADLNGTLASFPEATEETSEWVTAIGEDSVVFWRAVKEAGLLEEVVEDFQKELQEVLKGLQERVCDPPLQVKDAVLLNNIVQNFGMLDLVKKVLASHKSQMDRYREQYTRSLAALEQQCDEHRKRAKELKSKSQHLNNVLMTLTPVPLTPPPKRPRLTRTVSGPAKVSTTPTQITLPFNQLAGLPLGKVLTMAGAQAGTNLGGYTLLTSTLSGSELMNDSSNLTVLSTTAGQDGAASGSAAFVKMVGPQFQLVTLPATLQSLNPSQSMAIQQQVSSISVLDATATIDDSQEEAQAEGDDESQPEQVKEENVEQVVEQQ; via the exons ATGGCTTCAGAGGTCAGTATGCAGGAGATGAGTGAGGTGGTGATTGTCACCATACCAGAAAGTGTGGCCGAGGACCTCCCCTCTATGATGGAGGAGGATAAAGCAGTGCTGGTGACCACACAGCTGAGCCCTCAGCCAGG GGAGGAGGTCCTCACAGTAGCGCCAGAGGAGGCAGAAGCTGAGGCCAGTACATCAGATGCACTATCAAAGGAGGAGGCAGTCATTG TGAAGTTAACTGAAGAGGTGGATGTGGAGGCTGATATCTTCTACCCAATCACCTGCGGAGACGCCAAAGCCACGCTGGTTTGGAAGAAGTTTGTCTGCCCAGGGATCAATGTGAAATGTGTCCAG TTCAACGAGCAGCTCATCAGCCCAAAGGAGTTTGTGTGCTTAGCAGGGAAATCCACCCTGAAGGATTGGAAGAGAGCCATCCGCCTCAACGGCACCATGCTCAG GAAGATCATGGACTCAGGTGAACTGGACTTCTACCAGCATACAAAGGTCTGTTCCAACACCTGCCGCAGCACTAAGATAGACCTGGTGGGAACCAAAGTGTCCCTCAGCAGCGATCAATCAGCTGACCTGGTGTCTGCCACCCCCTCCTCAGCTGACT TGAATGGAACACTAGCCTCGTTTCCTGAGGCGACAGAGGAAACGTCAGAGTGGGTCACAGCCATTGGAG aGGACTCTGTGGTGTTCTGGCGTGCTGTGAAGGAGGCAGGactgctggaggaggtggtggaggactttcagaaggagctgcaggaggtgcTGAAGGGGCTtcaggagagagtgtgtgacccaccACTACAAGTCAAAG atgcAGTTTTGCTGAACAATATCGTGCAGAACTTTGGGATGCTTGACCTGGTGAAGAAGGTTCTGGCCAGTCATAAGAGCCAGATGGACCGTTACAGAGAGCAATACACTCGCAGCCTTGCTG ctctGGAGCAGCAGTGTGATGAGCACAGGAAGCGAGCCAAGGAGCTGAAGAGTAAATCCCAGCACCTCAACAACGTCCTGATGACCCTCACCCCAGTCCctttaacccccccacccaagCGTCCCCGGCTGACCCGCACCGTCTCCGGCCCAGCCAAGGTCAGCACTACTCCTACCCAGATCACTCTGCCTTTCAACCAGCTTGCCGGCCTGCCACTGGGAAAGGTTCTGACCATGGCAGGAGCCCAAGCCGGCACCAACCTGGGTGGCTACACTCTGCTGACCTCAACGCTTTCTGGGTCAGAGCTGATGAACGACTCCTCTAACTTGACTGTGCTGTCCACCACGGCGGGTCAGGATGGCGCCGCCAGCGGCTCCGCGGCCTTCGTTAAGATGGTTGGCCCTCAATTTCAGCTGGTGACGCTGCCAGCCACACTGCAGAGCCTGAACCCCTCACAGAGCATGGCCATCCAACAGCAGGTCAGCAGCATCAGTGTGTTGGACGCCACGGCAACCATTGACGATTCACAAGAGGAAGCCCAGGCTGAGGGGGATGACGAAAGTCAGCCAGAGCAGgttaaagaagaaaatgtgGAGCAGGTGGTGGAACAGCAGTGA